The nucleotide window TACCGTTTGATCAAAGGCGAAGTACCTGATGATGATTATGTGCTTCCAATTGGCAAAGCTGACGTCAAACGTGAAGGCGAGGATATCACCGTCATTACTTACGGTCTAGCGGTCCACTTTGCCCTTCAGGCAGCTGAAAGGCTTGCAAAAGACGGGATTTCCGCGCACATCCTTGACCTTCGTACTGTATATCCATTGGATAAAGAAGCCATCATCGAGGCTGCTTCAAAGACCGGAAAAGTACTGCTTGTAACGGAAGACAATAAAGAAGGCAGCATCATGAGTGAAGTTTCTGCGATTATTGCAGAGCACTGCTTATTCGAATTGGATGCTCCAATCAAGAGACTGGCAGGACCTGATGTACCAGCAATGCCTTATGCTCCAACTATGGAGAAATATTTTATGATCAATCCTGATAAAGTTGAAAAAGCAATGAGAGAACTTGCTGAATTTTAACATAATCATATTGGAAATAGAATGAATGGAGAAGGAGGGTCAATCTGTGGCAATCGAACAAATCAAAATGCCTCAATTAGGTGAGAGTGTTACTGAGGGAACAATCAGCAAATGGCTGATTTCCGTTGGTGACAAAGTGAATAAATATGATCCACTTGCAGAAGTTATGACCGACAAAGTAAACGCTGAAGTACCATCTTCATTTTCAGGGACAGTCAAAGAATTGATTGCGGGTGAAGGCGATACATTGGCAGTTGGGGAAATTATCTGCACAATAGAAATCGAAGGCGGAGCTACTGAAGAAGCACCAGCAGCTTCTTCAGAAACTGAATCTACAACAAGTGCAAGTGCAACTCCAGCACCTGCAGCAGAGGAAGGCAACAAAGGCAGATATTCACCTGCAGTATTGAAGCTGGCTCAGGAAAATAACATTGATTTATCCCTGGTTAAGGGAAGCGGAGCGGGCGGAAGGATTACCCGTAAGGATCTTAAGCAAATGATTGAATCCGGTAATATTCCTCAAGCTTCTGCACAGACTGAAGCACCTAAAGAAGCGGCTAAGGTTGAAACTGCTTCGGCGCAACCACAGCCTGCTGCACAGTCACAGCCATCTGCGCCAGCTCTGTCTGTCCCGGTTGCTGCTGGTGACATTGAAATCCCAGTGACTGGCATTCGCAAAGCAATTGCCGCGAACATGCTGCGCAGCAAACATGAAGCTCCGCATGCCTGGACGATGGTAGAAGTGGATGTTACGAATCTAGTAGAGTACAGGAATGGCCTTAAGGATGATTTCAAGAAAAAAGAAGGCTTCAATCTTACCTTCTTTGCTTTCTTCGTGAAGGCAGTTGCCCAGGCATTGAAGGAATTTCCGCAAATTAACTCAATGTGGGCTGGAGATAAGATTATCCAGAAAAAAGATATCAATATTTCAATTGCTGTCGCGACTGATGATGCCCTTTTCGTACCTGTCATCAAGAACGCGGACGAAAAAACAATCAAAGGCATTGGCCGTGAAATCAATGAACTTGCTCAAAAGGTACGCGCAGGAAAGCTTCGATCCGAGGATATGCAAGGTGGAACCTTTACTGTCAACAACACAGGTTCTTTCGGTTCCGTTCAATCAATGGGAATCATCAATTACCCGCAGGCAGCGATTCTCCAGGTGGAATCGATCGTTAAGCGCCCTGTAGTCATGAACAATGGCATGATCGCTGTTCGTGATATGGTGAACCTATGTCTGTCTCTTGATCACCGTGTGTTGGATGGCATGGTTTGCGGCCGATTCCTTGCAAGGGTTAAAGAGATCCTTGAGAATACATCGAAAGAAACTACTTCTATTTATTAATCGTATTTTAAAGCCGTTGCTAATGCAGCGGCTTTTATATTGTTTACCAGGAAATTAAAAAATTGTTTAGTTGTGGATAACTACATGTAGTAATCTTAAGCTAGCTCCAGCGCCTAGCCCCTCGAGTCGCTTCGGTCCGCTCAGGTGAAGTCAAAGAACGCCTTCACTGGTCGTCCCTCCAGCGCTTGTCGGGGCTGACCAAGGCGCTTGCGCTTTTTGTTCATGAATAAGAAAGTTTAAATTTTTTATACTTAGATTAGTGTCCAGCTCCAGCGCCTAGCCCCTCGAGTCGCTTGTCTAGTGTCGCCTCCTAGAAACTCCGAAACTTCAACTCCGCCGGCAGAAGCAAAAAGCGCTTCTTTGTCGGAGTCTCCAGTTTCTGCGTTTCTGGGCAGTCGGCTATACTTTTCGGTTTCGGTCCGCTCAGGTGAAGTCAAAGAACGACTTCACTGGTCGGCCCTCCAGCGCTTGTCGGGGCTGACCAAGGCGCTTGCGCTTTTCATATTGTGATTCACTTCGTTGCTTGAAAAGCAATCGTATACTAAAATATAGAAGAGTATAAAAATTAGAATTTTACTACAATTTTTATGTGAAGGGGGGAAAGCTGTCTGTACTATGGACAGTAAGGTTTATGACGATAGAAAATATGAAAGCGACCTTGTTCAAAGATACAACAATTGAAGATTGGCAGGAAAAAGCTGCTGCTTCATTAAAAGGCAAGCCGATTGATGCTCTTTATACAAATACATATGAGGACATTAAACTTAAACCGCTTTACACAAAAAGAAATCTTCCAGAGGAATTGACTGGAGAACTGCCTGGTCAGCCGGATTATAGAAGAGGCATCCATTCTCTTGGATACCAGTCAGAGTCCTGGCATATAGCAAACCGCCTCGTTTATTCCAATGTTGGTGAGTTGAAAGAGAAACTTGATAACGCACTGTCAAAGGGACAATCAGCCATTGCCTTTGATGTGCAACCTGAGTTATTTTCCGAGAATCGTTCCTTAGTTTCTTTCATCTCTTCTTACAAAAATAAGTATCCGTTCAGCCTGGACGCTGGTTTGCTCCAGACGCCAATGCTTGCAGCTTTGGCTATTGCCAGTAAAGATGCCGGTAGTGAAGAGAAGCTATCAGGTTTCGTTGCAGCGGATCCTGTTGCTGAAGCGAGTTTGATTGGTGGACTTCCGACGGAGGAAAATGAATACTTTGCAAATTGGACAAAGGTACTTGAAGAAGCAGATGAAAAATTACCAGAAGTAAAGACAGTGCTGGTCAATACCGTTCCATACCATAACAGCGGCGCTAATGCAGTGCAGGAACTCGCTATTGCCGTATCAACGGGAGTTTATCTTCTACAAAAGTTGCTGGACAATGGATGGGAATTAAAGAAAGCGTTATCAAAGATGGTGTTCCATTTTGCAATCGGCTCTAACTTCTTCATGGAAACGGCTAAGCTTAGAGCTGCCAGGCTTCTGTGGAGTAAAACAGCAGAAGCTTTCGGAGCAGAGCTTGATGACCGGAAAATGGTTTTATCAGCTGAAACCTCAAAGTTCACAAAAACTATTTTCGACCCATACGTGAACATGCTCAGGACGGGAAATGAAGCCTTTGCCGCTGTTTTGGGCGGAATCCAGTACCTTCATACAGGAAGCTTTGACGAATCGGCACGATCTGCGAATCTTTTTTCGGAAAGAGTTGCCCGAAATACACAACTGGTGCTTCAATCTGAAGCACATCTTGAAAAAGTAGCTGACCCTGCAGGAGGTTCCTGGTATGTCGAGTCATTGACAAAGGAACTGGCTGAAAAAGCATGGGAGCTATTCCTCGAAATTGATGGCAAGGATGGAATTTATGAAACGCTGAAAGCAGGCTGGCTTCAGGAGCAAATTGCACAGACCGCAGAAGCACGTGGGCAGGACATTGCTACTCGTATGAAGAGCATAATTGGAACGAACGTTTATGCCAACCCTTCGGATGATATCGTTGAACCTGCAGTCCAGGAGTTAAAAAGAAAGTATATGATAGACTCTCTTGAGGTTGCCATCAGTAAAATCACCGCTGAAAGCTCACTGTTAGAAAATTTCAAAGATATGAAAGCAAGCTTTACACCGTTAAATCTAAAAAGATTAGCTGAGCCTTATGAAGAGTTGAGGTTCAGGGCTATGAAACTTGAGAAAAAGGGTGTGGACCCTATTGTCGGACTGATTTGCCTGGGTGAGCTGAAGAAGCATAAGGCAAGGGCAGATTTCATTTCCGGCTTATTGTCGGCGGGAGGAATCGATGCTGAAAGAAGCGGGGAAGTGGACTCCAGTTCAGCAGCCCTTGAGTTCATTAACTCATCTCAAGCTAGACAGTTTATTATTTGCGGCGATCAGGCTGCCTACAATTCTATTGGACCGGAGCTGGCGCTGGAGATAACAAGGGAGCACGATGTCAAGCTTTACCTGGCAGGTATCCCTGATGAAAAACAAAGCGAATGGAAAACTTCCGGCATTATTGAGTTTCTTCACATAAAAAGCAATGCCGTACAGACTCTATCAGCTATGCTTCAGGAAATGGAGGTGGGCGCAAATGCAAAAGCCTGACTTTACAAAAATACGTTTATTCGATGGGGAAAAGGAAGTCAACAAGGATCAAGTGGATCGCCATATAGAGCAAGAGATTGATGATTTATTATTTGAAACGAATGAGCAAATCAAGGTGAAGCCAGTGTACACAAAAGAAGATGTAAGCTCTTCGAATCATATGGAAGGCATGCCTGGTCTACCTCCTTTTACGGGGGCCGTATCCAGCGATGTATGTGAACCGGCCTTGGACGGTAAGACAGTATGCAGGCTTTTCTACTGCGGAAGAAAGCAACGCATTCTACAGACGAAATCTTGCCATGGGGCAAAAAGGTTTGTCTGTTGCCTTTGACCTGGCAACACACAGGGGCTATGATTCTGACCATCCTCGCGTCGAGGGCGACGTCGGGAAAGCTGGAGTCGCAATTGATTCCATTTTAGATATGAAAATTTTGTTTGACGGTATCCCGCTCGACCAGATGTCTGTATCCATGACAATGAATGGTGCTGTTCTGCCAATCATGGCGTTTTTCATCGTGACAGCCGAGGAACAGGGTGTGACACAGGATCAATTATCCGGGACAATTCAGAATGACATTCTGAAGGAGTATATGGTCAGGAACACGTACATTTATCCACCGGAAATGTC belongs to Mesobacillus subterraneus and includes:
- a CDS encoding dihydrolipoamide acetyltransferase family protein, encoding MAIEQIKMPQLGESVTEGTISKWLISVGDKVNKYDPLAEVMTDKVNAEVPSSFSGTVKELIAGEGDTLAVGEIICTIEIEGGATEEAPAASSETESTTSASATPAPAAEEGNKGRYSPAVLKLAQENNIDLSLVKGSGAGGRITRKDLKQMIESGNIPQASAQTEAPKEAAKVETASAQPQPAAQSQPSAPALSVPVAAGDIEIPVTGIRKAIAANMLRSKHEAPHAWTMVEVDVTNLVEYRNGLKDDFKKKEGFNLTFFAFFVKAVAQALKEFPQINSMWAGDKIIQKKDINISIAVATDDALFVPVIKNADEKTIKGIGREINELAQKVRAGKLRSEDMQGGTFTVNNTGSFGSVQSMGIINYPQAAILQVESIVKRPVVMNNGMIAVRDMVNLCLSLDHRVLDGMVCGRFLARVKEILENTSKETTSIY
- a CDS encoding methylmalonyl-CoA mutase family protein, producing the protein MTIENMKATLFKDTTIEDWQEKAAASLKGKPIDALYTNTYEDIKLKPLYTKRNLPEELTGELPGQPDYRRGIHSLGYQSESWHIANRLVYSNVGELKEKLDNALSKGQSAIAFDVQPELFSENRSLVSFISSYKNKYPFSLDAGLLQTPMLAALAIASKDAGSEEKLSGFVAADPVAEASLIGGLPTEENEYFANWTKVLEEADEKLPEVKTVLVNTVPYHNSGANAVQELAIAVSTGVYLLQKLLDNGWELKKALSKMVFHFAIGSNFFMETAKLRAARLLWSKTAEAFGAELDDRKMVLSAETSKFTKTIFDPYVNMLRTGNEAFAAVLGGIQYLHTGSFDESARSANLFSERVARNTQLVLQSEAHLEKVADPAGGSWYVESLTKELAEKAWELFLEIDGKDGIYETLKAGWLQEQIAQTAEARGQDIATRMKSIIGTNVYANPSDDIVEPAVQELKRKYMIDSLEVAISKITAESSLLENFKDMKASFTPLNLKRLAEPYEELRFRAMKLEKKGVDPIVGLICLGELKKHKARADFISGLLSAGGIDAERSGEVDSSSAALEFINSSQARQFIICGDQAAYNSIGPELALEITREHDVKLYLAGIPDEKQSEWKTSGIIEFLHIKSNAVQTLSAMLQEMEVGANAKA